Genomic segment of Colletotrichum destructivum chromosome 5, complete sequence:
AGAGACTTTGAGGGCCTTTGGTGTTGCGGGAGGCTCGGGGGCATACACACCTTCAGAGCATCCTTACGAGAAAAGCTCTTGTCACAAAAGTTGCAAGGAAAGGGCTTCACAGCGAGGTGGATCCGCTTGTGTCTCTTCAAATCATGGTTCCGGTTGAAGGATTGAGGGCACTGGTCGCACTTAAAGGGCCGCTCCGTCTGAGGGTTCGGCTGtccgccgtggccgtggccgtaCATCGATGTGCCGAGATGATGGGCTCCGTACCCGCCGGGAACGCCCATCCCCGGAACAAGCGACATTTGGTGACCGGGCGAAGTGAGGTTTGACATGATAGGTCCTCCCATTGACGGAACATGATACCCGTAGCGGTACGAGTTGGGAGGGGCCATGGCCGAAGGGTGTTGCAGAGAAGCAAGACCCCTACCGGGGCCGCCTGATGTCGTCGGGGAGTGGGCGTTGGGAGACGTGTGTTGTTGGAAGCTGGGAAAGGGGGACTGTTGGGAGGCGGAAGACGTCGAGTAGTAGCTGCTGGGCGTCACTGGTGGCCGGGACTGCGTATACGAGTCAACGTGTGAAGGGACAGCGCCGGGCGTGGGTGGCTGCGTCGAGACTGCGGCATGGGATCCGAGAATCCCAGCCTGGGGCGTTGGGGGGCCCTGGGAAGGCAAACTGACTGGAGTAGAGCCCGTTCCTCCCGTAGAGTAGCCCGACTGGAAGGACTGGTGCTGTCCGTAGGGCGGCGCAGGCAGACCCTCGCCCCCAGTCGCGGGAGACTGCGAAGTGCGAGAATAGGACATTGGGGATTGCTGCTCGTAGGTACTTGCTCGGGATGCGTACTGTGACGGCTGATTGAGGGCTTGGGGGTTGCCAGAGCTGAGCTGGTAGGACGTTGACGGAGTCGGCCATGACCCGTGGACGCCCGACGGGTAATAGGAACTTTGCGAGCTCGTGGTGTTGACGCCGGAGGAGAGCGGGCTTAATCCTTCACCTGGCACTCCTGAAGGCGATGTTAGACCAGAGCTGGCGGTATTGGGAGAGTGTTGGGTATTtgaggtggcggaggaggaggatggcggaGCCGACGGCGTGATCATCGCCGGGGCCTGCCACGTTGATGGTGATTGAAGAGGCTGATTGTGATAATTGAAGGGGTATTGATGAAGATTTCTACTCATACTGGGTATATCTTGGGACGATGGCAGATGGAAAGGCGGCAGAGCCTGGGTCGCTTGTCTCCGAGCCGTAAAGCTCGAAGAAGTTTCCATGGCCATGGTGggtcggtgtcggtgtcggtgtcggtaTGAATTGTTTCTTCTCGTTTCTGGCGGTCACGTTGaatcccccccctttttttccttcccGCTTGCTtgctgtctctctctctttctctctccgtTCTTTCCGGGAGGCAGGGCCAGTGGGCACCCGGAGAGCAGGCGCGAGACCGAGAGTCTGTGATGTGACCGAAACCTGGAAGGCAAGGCGCAGAGGGGTGCTCGGGTATTTCCCCTTGTGTTCAAGGACTCGAGCAAGCTTGCGTCAGAGCTGAAAAAGACTGGAACTTCAAAGCGATGCTCAGGAATGCAGTCGACGGGGCTCCTGATCGCTGCTGGTCCTCTCGACTCAGGCCGGTGATTCGCAACCACGCACAATCAGACGTCCAACAGAGGAAGGAATGGGAGCGAGCGAGTGAGGCGGGACGAGACAAGGTGACAAGACGAGGTGAGGGAGGCGTTTGGGAGGAGCGAGGAGCCAGGCCCAAGGAAGTGGTAGGTTGGTTTGGCTTGTGGAACGGTTCGATGGGTGgattggatggatggagggaGTGATATGATGGATGGGCAGACTGAGTAGCAGTAGTATAGAGTAAATGGACAGCAAGGCCTTGTGGACGGGAATCGAAAGGAGGCTTTGTGTGCAGGTTTTAAGCTATCCTGGACCGAGATGTCGAAAGGAGTTATCGTGCGTCGATCACCTTAGGGGCGCCAGTCAAGTCGGGTCTGTTCGTCGAGTGTGGAGAGGCGGCTGTCGAATATATGTAGCTCGTTGATGGTGCGGGACTTGGGCTTGGGGGGCTAAACCGGGATCTCCTTAGGCCAAAGCCAGCCAGGCTCTAGCTCGGGAGGGCTGAAGGGGGGCTTGTGAATGGGCAGTCAAACACCAAAATGCTACCGGAGGACCCTGGGCGCCTCAGCTCCAAGTACCGGGGGTGGGTTGTGTCTGACAATCCGGTGGCAGACGGGGAGGCACCGGCTGCCCTACGAAACGGAAAGAACAGAACTCTCCTGGCCCGGTGTATATTCTCCTCTGCCGTGCTCTGCTGTCAACAGCAGCGGCATTGGCAGCGAGGCCTGTTGTCGGAATGTCTAACGAGAGAACAGGGAgcggtgggggggggggagaaagaaGCTGGATGGGAGATGTGACCAAAAGCAGTGCTTTTCTTTCCCGGTCAGTGTCTCTCTAAATAGCgtgtctctctctatcttctcctctctttttGTCTCTGTGCCGTCTTTCCCCGCCTGGCTATCATCAAGACCCAGCTGGGACAGGTACCAAGCCGAAGAAGAGTAAGTAGGGAAGACAGGTAGCCTCTTCACCAGTCGAGGTACTCAGGCTCCTGCTGCTAGGCCTATGCTATCCTATCCTATCCTGTACCTGGGGAGATGGGCAGCAGTGGCGTATTGACCGACCTTTGGTTTGGGACCACAGTGTCTGGGCGTTGGAAATCGAAGGCGGAATCCAAGCAGGCTGCCGGGACGGTGGGTTTGAAGAAGGGGGTGGGTTGCTCAAGAGTCAAAGGTAGCTGCTGGTCTATGGAGATTAAAGGTTAATATTCCATTgacggacggcggcggcgctctcTACACAAGCTGGCGTGGATAAAATAGGCATCAGGAGTGGGTAAGGCTCTTTGCTTGGGGAAACAcgcagacgaggagggcgaggacaaggagggaGGGCGTGAGCTGAGATTGGCGGGCAGAGGAACAGTGGCTCTCACCAGGGGGgcgtgggtgtgggtgtCTACGTAGGGCAGGAGTCGAAGTTGGGATAGGATTGGATTGGGAGATGGGAGGATTGGGTAttgggggaagagagagagagagagggtgtgtgtgtgtgtgtgtgtgtgtgtgtgtgtgtgtgtacgaGTACACTGGGTGTGTGTGATAGAGAGGGAGGAGTGAGAAAGAGAATTCGGGTGCTCCAGCCAGCATTCATTCAGTTGGCCATCGCGAGAAGGAAGCtaaggggaggggggggtgcGAGGGGGGTCCGGTCGACGTGCCAGCCGGAAAAGAAACGATCAAAGAAGCAATCCGCGGCGTGTGTAGGTGAAAGAGTGATGGCGCACGAGTACACTAGGCCGTAGGTAGGTtcggagctgctgctggtagAACAGAGCATTGAAAGTGACACGAGACAAAGTCGAAGAcggagagacagagaaagtGAGAAAGTGGACCGCGTGAGATACAacggagagggagagggggagaaggagagagggagaggaacGGAGGGGGGTCGGAAGGCAGGTGGGCAGTATACTCAGTAGAGACGAGGAGCTGGAACCCTCAACCCTGTCTCTGGCTTTCCGCTCCGGTGAGAGTCCCTCCCCCCGAACCAACCCAATTCGAACCGAACCCCATCCCCATGCACTCAGCACCAGACACTTGGATCATCCCCGTCTTCCTGGCCCCCCTGAGATTGACCTTTCCAAGTCAAGCATCGACATGTGCTTGCTTGCCGCCATCTGGTTCTGGACCTGGCTCCCATTTTGATGGTCGTGTAGGTCTCTGGTGAAGCGACGTAATCGGCACAGTTTGGTTGACGATGAGATGCTCTAGCCAACTCtgtccctccctccccttccaaACCCCAATACTTGGGACGAGCTGGTGTGGTGGTTGGTGTCAACGTCGGCGTCAGCTGTCCGGGaccccatcccatcccatcccatcccaaCAACCCATGGCCCATCATGGGACGGAAGCTTTCCAACGTCGTCTCgcccggcggccgagacgactGAGATGGACGCAGTCAGTACAAGGAATTATACTCGTTTGATTGACTACGGTTGGCATGGGTCCACAGCATCAAACCCCGCGCGCACCCATTGATTTTGATTAAAATGCGCTCTACTGTACGGAGAATTTGTATACCGTACCGCTATCCGGAATGGGTGAGGAGTGCGCTCAGGATCCCATCGCAGACGAACAGCGAAAGGGGAAAAACCTGCCCTCGGACCTCAGCTTATTCGCACCTTGGCCATATTATTACATGGTCCACTCTGGGCTATTGTCTTCTGGCGCGGCCGTCCCAGAATGTGAAGGTGCTTGCATGGGGCTGGCTTACCACTGTGCTCGTCAAGGGTGGATGGACTCAGCCCAGAGCATCCTTGGGTCAGTAGACACACGCCGAGGGGTGAGAGCTTTGCCCGCCGTGATTGGGTTAtgtgcgcgcgcgtgtgtatgtgtgtgtattgGATTTGCTCAACCCCTGGCTGGTCCTGCATCAGCTCAAccctttttccttctccctctttgCCCTCATCTCGACTTAGGATCACTCGTTGGTTTCCACACCAGCACAACTACATAGTACATAGTACGCAGTAGGGTGTTACAGCAGACAGTAACTGCTGGTTAAGTTTGTGAAAAAAGGGTGACTTTCCGCCGATGACTCAGCCTGTTAGTTGGTGCCCACAAAGGTCGAGCGTACATAGTACGCATACGCAGTATGCCTGAACTGCGGTGTTTCTTCCCCGTTTGCCCAGGACTCATGCAATGCTGGCTGGCAGTCGCGAGGTCCGCCGTCCGTGTGtcccgacgacgacttcatgCCCGCCGCGGAGGATGAGATGCTCATCTGCCTACCTGCCTGTGTCCGTACGAGCTATGCTCATCATTCTGGCAGCCATCTCAAGTGACATGGCGGGCCAGAGTCAAGTGTCGCTTGGCACGGGAGAGTCCAGAGCTACGTCCCGAATGTCATCTGTGCTCGTGCAGATGGCTGTGAACACCGGGGATGACGGCGTGGCGACAGGGTACGGAGACTGACGCTGAAGATCGTCCGTGCGGTTGGACAGCCTACGAAATGATCATCAAGTAGGGAGGTCTGCCAAAGAATCGAGCCTCTATTCAGCTTTTACTGCCCGGTAAGGGTTCCCTTAGACTCCGCCGGGTTGTGGCCCATGGCTGGTTCTCTCTTTCACAGCACCCAAACCGGAATGGCCTTGACTGAAGCTCCCTGAAGCGTGTACGGAGTAAAGGCTCGCGAAACCGCCATCGTTCCTGTCGAGAACCAACCAACACTTAGCAGCGCGGCCGTATGACGATTCCCTCGAACAGACAATGGAGTAAATCTCGTTTTGCGCGCCCAGCCCCTGGCCGACTGCCATTGCCGCGGCCTTTCGGCAGGTTGGCATGTTTGTCAGCAATCATTAATTACTCTCTGAGTCCGTGTCCGTGTCCAATGCCTATCCCTCGCCCTCAGCGTGCTGGGGCCAGAGCCGGAAACTGTGCAGGATTCACGCACGCGCAGACTCTGTGTCGAACATCTCAGTGCGCTCTCCAGGGGTTGTTTGACCTCCTGGAGAATggagagacggagacgaggCGCTTCCTCCCATTGATGATTGACTTTCCCCCCACCCCAAAGTCCACGTCTCCGTCCTGAATGGAGCTCGGACAATTATACGCCCCGGTGCCATCTGATCTGGCGACGGCTCGTAGCCAGGCTTGACAAGCTGTCATGGACGCATGCATGTACATGGCCGTTGCAACGACCATTTGAGTCTTTGCGCCGTACATGATACACGCTGCTATGTGCCTCGATTTACGCGGTGCCAACAGCCAGCCGCGACAGCCATGTGGCgctgaagacgaagaagccctAAGTACATGGCAAAGGACACGAATTGGCCACTGTTGCAAAGGAATgagaaagagggaaggaAACGTCAGTAAGCCTGCGAGAACCCGGCGTAGGCATCGTCAAGATAGCCTTGCCGGTTTGCCTTTTACACCCGCGTTGCCGGCCGTCAACACACAccactctctcactcacacccTAACTCTCACTCTCgatttttttcttccttgtCGTTTCCTCTGCTTCAAATCCAACGTCGACTTTTCGGTTGACGGGTCATCTGGTGGGTCTGTTGCCTCTCTGTCAGCTCAGACCCGAGAGCCGGAACGCCTCGACCATTCCCCCAATGCTGCTGTATTCGCTCGTCTGTCAGATTTTTCGTCCTTCTCTTTGCCCCTTGAGTTTGGCCTAGGTCGGTCTTCAGTACACGGAGCCAGCCCCCGCCAAAAGGGACTACCAGTGCCCACTGCATCGCAGACCGCCACACCCTTCAGCTGAACCATTACGCTGCCGCGCTTTGGGATCCGTAGTCGCTCGTTCTATTCGTTGATACCCGGACGTCTCCTTGCGCTGGGCCCAGCTGTGTCTCGACCCGCTAGGCTCTCTGCGGCATACGCTAGCCGACTAGTAAAGGCGCCACTGCTGCATGGGCCAGCTGCATGAGAACGCATACAGCTTAGCACACTGGAGTGTGTGCTACGGTGCCACGGTGCCAGTGGAGAGTAGGAGCGTCTCTGCACGTCTGATCGGGGTTCTCCTCTCTAGCGGTGACATGTCGAGGCTCTATTTCGATGAACCAACCGAGCCTGCCTGACCTGGGATGCCGGCGAGATGCATTCGGTTCGGGCCCCCATGGTTTTGCTTCGGGCGCAAATTAAATAGCACAACGACCCGGTGCGTTTTCCACTTGGGAAATGGTCTGAGAACAAAGAAGACTGCGTAAGCGATCAATATGATGCATGCTTCGGCCCTGCACCAACCGTCAATTCCGATATGCCATCACCAAAGTCACGCCAACCAGTCGCCGGCCAGTACATGTACTCAAAGCTCATATAATGCGAACAGCTTGCTACTAGACATGCAGGGAGCTGTCTTTCACACTGCCAGGGTTAGGGCCTTGTGGTGTCAATTATTGTGTAGGCCGAGGATGATCGCTGGCTTCGCGCAAGGATTCCGGCCATACAGATGCCATAACCGTGCATTTCGGAACTGATGGGCTGTCCCTCCGGTAGGTACCAGATGCACGCCGACATTGGCAGAAGTCAAAGGCTGAGAGGTGGGCCGCTTGACTTGCGTTGCTCTCATCGGAAGTCTGGGTTCGTCTAATCCTGCACTGGTCGTTCAAATGTATGTATGCTCCTTACACCAGCTTCCCACTCGCACTGGTCTCCCAGACGGGAGGTACACCGGGATCGCATGTGCATATCGTCTGTTCCGCACTGGCATACTCCCGACACCTGCTTTTGGTGCCTCCCTCTCAACACCTGTCTTCCCATGTCTGGTGAAGCTAACTACTGCGCAGTTGTCGGCCAAAGGGGCCTAATCCTGAATCGGACTAGAGTCAAGACTTGGCCACAGTCTTGTCTTTATTCGGGAATTTTTGACGAGCCATGGGGAACGCGTGCAAGGGGGGACGGCCATCTTGTCGGTCGCGTAAATGCGAAGATCATCGTCAAAGCCGATGTTGGTCGAGCTCCAGCAATATCAGAGTGACTGCGTTCCCCAAGTCAATAATGTGGCCGAAATATCTTTATTGTTTCCAATTTTAGCGTCGCTTTTATTGCCAGGTCTGTTGTGAATCCGTCGCATTCAGCAGGCCGTCCTGCCGCGACTGCGGGATAGCGTCTAGTCTCGTGTAGCACGAACTCGAAGCGTTGTGGAGCAGAAATTATTGGACGTGGTGAACAGCCATATAGGGCAAACCTGTTGATTATCCTTGTTATTCAGATTACGGGTAGCTTAATGAGATAAAGAATTCGGCAAGCCAAGGGCTCACAGATGACCTCGCTGGTTTCTGTGATACTGGACCCTCGATTGATGATGCCTAGGGCAGTCCTGAAACTCATCACGGCAGCTGGTTACATGTAATAATGTGCCGGATGGCTGAATCTTGCATATTTGATCTGACCACCGTTGAGCCCGCGAAGCCACAACACGAGCCGAATGGCTACCACCAAGCGTTGATTAGGAGCATGACGAGGCTGCAAAAAAGTACTGTAATCTTGCTTGCTGTCTGGCCTCAGAGGACGGTTCGTCTTTTCGTCAGACAGCCACGTCCCCGGGTATCACGAGCTGATCGTTTTGGCTGTGAGGCTAATTGATCCCATCACTTTCGCAGTGCAACGGGACGACGGAGCATATCCGCCACAAAAAGGCGCTGGTCAATTAGCGTCAATGAAGCCCGGGGGCGCACATGCGTCCGTGGAGTGGTTTATGGGGCAAACGGTGTTCCAGGGCAGTAGtagcagtagtagtagcTTTCTGGTCACCCCTTTGCCCCCGGTCCTTCTCTTCGTGCCATGACACGCCGCTTGATTCTGTTCGttggaaggagggggggaatCCCTCCCGAAACAGAATAAGGGGCCGCGAGGCGAGATGTGCAACCCGCGTATGACGCCCCATGTGCGAGTCGACACAGTTGGTGATTGCATCGACTATGTTGCCAGACAGGTTAACCATTGATAGCTTTGAGCACACACTACTCTCCGGCGGGAAGAGGCGTCATATATATCGCAAGACTAACGTCTCTCTTCATGCGAATGAATATATGATCAAAGTCAACTACAAACAATACCTTGCAAAATCGGTTTGTGTTTGTCTATATGATCTTCCCGTACTCTGCAGGCCGAACAGAAACGTCATTTTCGGGGCGAGTGAGCCATGATCGCAGTTGATGACAATCGCAGACTGTAAAACGGAGGGGCTCGCTCAGTGATCCCCCTTGTCGTCGCGTCAAAGAAGCATGGCGGCCAAGTTGACATCGACAACTGGGAGGGTGTGAGCTTATCCGAGCATCGTAGGGATAGGCCCTGTCGGAAGGTGTCATTTACCTGTAGGCAACCACACTCAACGATACGGGCGTAATGGCGGTTCCGAGCCCTGTCACAGACAGGGGATAGCGCCGATTGACTGATGGAGGTTTCCGACCTCTCGGACGGGCTCTTCGGGTGGTCGTCCCCGCTTGATGTTTGTCTGGATTGAACTAGATTTTTTTGAGGGTGGTCGTCCCATCTCCTCCGCAGATATCGGAACAGATAAAGAGAGATGGGCGATGTAtgatgggcgacgacgatgaatGGGTCTCTTAATGGTGTATACCGATACGCGCCGCGTTGACGGATAGAGGAATGAGGGCCTTCAAACCGAGGAGAGCTCATGGTGTTCATGTCAATCGTCGAGTTGACATGCCGCAGCGGCGCAGACGCACAACAAGATGCGGCGCGTGGGAGGCGTTTTGGCTTCGCGGGTAGAGGATCAACGCCACCGAGGGCGCCTGACAGACCGTGCTCCTAGATGGCGTTTTCCAGGGGTCGAACGGGAAGGCTTTGAGACTAGGGTCTGGCTCCCACGCTCACAATGCAATCTGGTTGAGAGCTTGCACGGCAGTCATCGCTCACACGAGAACCAGCGGAACCGGGTAGATGACCACACCACCAAGAGGGCAGAGACGAGCACTGGTATCGGAACTGGGGATAGAGACCAGGTGGGCACACACAACGTACCAGGATGTGGTCTTCCGAAAAGCCGGGGCCTCGATCAGGCccgcgaggacgagatgaGGTATCTGTGTACTCGATTCGTGGTAGGGTGGAAGGGGACCTGTGCCTGCAATACTTCTTCCTGCGAGGTGTCGGCGAGTGTGACAAATCAAGGGCAGTCGGTTGGTGGTAGGCAGGCCGAGTGGCAGACTCCTTTCAGCTACAGTACGTGTTGCCACTTGGCCAGTTCCGGGAGGGACTAAGTGCAAAGTTGTTGTAGCCGCGTTGTGGCACAGCGGAGAAGAGGTGGTGGAGTGAGCTGATGTAGTTGGTTCTGAGCAGAGTGCCAGGTGGCTCAGAAAGTTCGTTCAGTATCAAGATGGTATGCGTACTGCCCAATGGTGTGATGTGATGGGATTCGCGATGCGACGCTGCATGTACAGTAGTGGTGACAGTTTTGGCGGAACGGCACGTCGAGAACACCAAGTCAGGTGGCTGGCTGTACTAGCAAGGGGAGAAGAAATAAGCTCTTCAACTTGAGAATCTGGGGACGTATGTATGAATGTAGGTTTGGGGTATCAAATGCGGACAGTTGGTGGTCGTCGGGGTACGGTATCCTGACGAACGTCAGAGTAATCCCGAAAATTCGGTCAAGGCTGCAACGGTCGACAAGCCATTGATGCAAAAGTGCCATCTTGTTGGAGGCGACTCAGCGCACGAGGCGTTTTCTCCGGCGATGAGGCAcgggcaaggaggaggaaaagaaacagAAACATTTTGCCGTGGTGGGGGTTTCCCCTTGGAGGGACGGTTGTGTGGACAGAATGGGTGGTGTGGTAGGGTAGTGGAATGAATCGATGGTTTGGGAAAAGAGCACATGGGACCCGACTGGCACGAGAGAGGGCTAGGGAATGAATGCAAGGACAGAGACAAAACCAAGGCACGCCTCGCGCTTCAACTCCTTCCTTAGAGCTcacttcctccctccctacCTGGGTGCTAGGTATTGAGGCCAGGTTCACCGGGCATCTGTACCTGCCTCACAAAATCAAGCACAGTGATCGGGCGAGAACAGGCGAAAGTATACAAGCCTAggggtaggtacctaggtaggcactTACCCAAAGAGAGGGTAGGTATTTCGCCAAGGGGTGGGACTGTAGCGTGGGGCATAAGCGTGGAGGAAGAGCACCAGGTCAGGGTTTGTGTCGCGTCGAATCGTGTGGGCCGGAGGAGCCTCTAACGACACTGGCACGAACGGAGCCATGGCTCAACTTTAAATCCGAACATGGGAAGTCCCGATCAGGATCCACCTAAGACTTCGGACTCAAGCTGTTGCTGCCTCGGATAGCGTTGTCTGTCTGTCAGTACGCACCCCCTGCCACACTGGAGTGAGGACCTTTGCCAGGTACAGAGTAGGTATGACCGATTGATTTCCGATATGTGCGTATTCGTGGACCGTATCAGACCCGACAGATATTCCTCCGCCTTTTGTTCACTCATCTATCTTATTTATTCCATTCACCGTCCTAAAGCTCGCCTTTGTCCACACGCCGCCGGGGACATTCCTATTTAGCACATGGCGACGTCTGCCCCGCGGATCTGCCATCATGTCAATCACACCAGGGGTCCAGCCTCATCAGGTCCTCACACCTGGCAGCCACTGCCGCATCTCAGCAACAGGGTGTCGTAAATGAACATGCTCTCGGTCATCCTCTCCCCTTTGAAGCGGCGCCCGCCCCAACAGCCTAACCGTACCATACCACGATAAGCTACCTTGGCATAGTGCACTAAGTCTCGTGAGGCGAGCTTGTCCAGGCTGGCCCCCCTTAGCTCTGACACTGATCGTCTTGCTCCGGAAGGAAACCGCTGAAGCCACTCTGCCACTCCGACCCGGACCTTTGGACCCCTTGGGGGGATCTGGCGCCTCCTGACGCCCCGTGCtgcggccgccgcctgccATCCCATCTTGAGGTTGCACTGTTCCC
This window contains:
- a CDS encoding Putative Zinc finger C2H2-type codes for the protein MAMETSSSFTARRQATQALPPFHLPSSQDIPSMSRNLHQYPFNYHNQPLQSPSTWQAPAMITPSAPPSSSSATSNTQHSPNTASSGLTSPSGVPGEGLSPLSSGVNTTSSQSSYYPSGVHGSWPTPSTSYQLSSGNPQALNQPSQYASRASTYEQQSPMSYSRTSQSPATGGEGLPAPPYGQHQSFQSGYSTGGTGSTPVSLPSQGPPTPQAGILGSHAAVSTQPPTPGAVPSHVDSYTQSRPPVTPSSYYSTSSASQQSPFPSFQQHTSPNAHSPTTSGGPGRGLASLQHPSAMAPPNSYRYGYHVPSMGGPIMSNLTSPGHQMSLVPGMGVPGGYGAHHLGTSMYGHGHGGQPNPQTERPFKCDQCPQSFNRNHDLKRHKRIHLAVKPFPCNFCDKSFSRKDALKRHRLVKGCGNKDGDNQNDNGRRSPQEHSDDGTPPLKRD